From one Triticum urartu cultivar G1812 chromosome 3, Tu2.1, whole genome shotgun sequence genomic stretch:
- the LOC125544383 gene encoding pentatricopeptide repeat-containing protein At1g08070, chloroplastic-like — translation MEARLLKTRPLHAIFSDATISRAARNLFDAVPRPTQALCSTFLSALSRSSSHQELLQAFSSIHRKGADVPSGCIPLVFKSCALTASSCQGRQVHSHALVRGLLRDVFVLTALVDFYAKNGDMESAVSVFEEMPVKDPIPINCLITGYSKSGDVDKARKLFDGMERRTSASWNSMIACYAHGGEFREALTLFDRMLSEGARPNAITITSVFSICAKSGDLGTGKRVRTLIGEEELQNVIVHTALMEMYVKCHAIDDARREFDWMSQRDVVAWSTMIAGYAQNGRPLESLELFERMKETDCRPNEVTLVGVLSACAQLGSDELVEQIGNYAENQRLPLTSYLGSALIDMYTRCGHVGRARSVFSRMEQKGVITWNSMIRGLAMNGFAEDAISLYEKMVENGVQPNEITFVALLAACTHAGLVDQGMAFFEEMKREHHVSPQVEHCACIVDLLCKSGRLWEAYKFICDMEVKPNAVIWTTLLSSCRVHADVELAKLAASKLLAMEPDNSSIYVLLSNIYADAGLWGDVREIRDLMRSKNVQKLSAYSWIKLDGEVHKFLVQDTYHPRSAEIYDVVHGLGLLLDRADSDPDLLVSELC, via the coding sequence ATGGAGGCCCGCCTCCTCAAGACCCGACCGCTCCACGCCATCTTCTCAGACGCCACCATCTCCCGCGCCGCACGCAACCTGTTCGACGCGGTGCCGCGCCCGACCCAGGCGCTCTGCAGCACCTTCCTCTCCGCGCTCTCCAGGAGCTCCTCCCACCAGGAGCTCCTCCAAGCCTTCTCGTCGATTCATCGCAAGGGCGCTGACGTCCCGTCCGGCTGCATCCCCCTTGTTTTCAAGTCGTGCGCGCTCACCGCATCGTCCTGCCAGGGCAGGCAGGTGCACTCCCATGCTCTTGTCCGTGGGCTGCTTAGGGATGTCTTTGTGCTGACAGCTCTGGTGGATTTCTATGCCAAGAACGGAGACATGGAGTCCGCTGTCAGTGTCTTTGAAGAGATGCCGGTCAAGGATCCGATACCGATAAACTGTTTGATCACCGGATATTCAAAGTCTGGTGATGTGGATAAGGCCAGGAAGCTATTTGACGGTATGGAGAGGCGGACATCCGCTTCGTGGAATTCAATGATCGCCTGTTATGCTCATGGTGGGGAATTCCGGGAAGCATTGACGTTGTTTGATCGGATGCTGAGTGAGGGTGCAAGACCAAACGCTATCACCATTACATCGGTATTTTCGATATGCGCCAAGTCTGGTGATCTTGGTACTGGCAAGCGCGTAAGGACTCTGATCGGTGAGGAGGAATTGCAGAACGTGATAGTGCACACTGCTTTGATGGAAATGTATGTAAAGTGTCATGCTATCGACGATGCACGTCGGGAGTTTGACTGGATGTCGCAGAGAGATGTCGTGGCATGGAGCACCATGATTGCAGGTTATGCGCAGAATGGCAGGCCACTCGAATCTCTAGAACTGTTTGAGAGGATGAAGGAAACCGATTGCAGACCAAATGAAGTGACACTTGTTGGTGTGCTATCCGCGTGTGCGCAGTTGGGTTCTGATGAATTGGTTGAGCAGATTGGGAACTATGCTGAGAACCAGAGGTTACCACTTACGAGTTACCTAGGATCTGCCCTAATTGACATGTACACCAGGTGCGGGCATGTTGGAAGAGCCCGGAGTGTCTTCAGCCGGATGGAACAAAAGGGGGTTATCACTTGGAACTCCATGATCAGAGGCCTAGCAATGAATGGCTTTGCAGAAGATGCAATCAGCTTGTATGAAAAAATGGTGGAAAACGGGGTCCAGCCCAACGAGATCACCTTCGTTGCGCTGCTAGCAGCGTGCACGCATGCTGGCTTGGTAGACCAAGGTATGGCATTCTTCGAAGAGATGAAGAGAGAACACCATGTTTCCCCTCAAGTGGAGCACTGCGCATGCATAGTGGACCTCCTGTGCAAATCCGGCAGACTGTGGGAGGCGTACAAGTTTATCTGCGACATGGAAGTCAAACCAAACGCGGTGATCTGGACCACACTGCTCAGCTCCTGCAGAGTCCATGCCGATGTCGAGCTCGCCAAGCTTGCCGCGAGCAAGCTCCTGGCAATGGAGCCCGACAACTCCTCAATCTACGTCCTCCTGTCCAATATATATGCCGATGCCGGCCTCTGGGGCGATGTGAGGGAGATCAGGGACCTGATGAGGAGTAAGAACGTGCAGAAGCTGTCTGCCTACAGTTGGATAAAGCTGGATGGTGAGGTGCACAAGTTCCTGGTGCAAGACACATACCACCCGAGATCAGCTGAGATTTATGACGTCGTCCACGGCTTGGGGTTGCTCTTGGACCGAGCCGACTCTGATCCCGACCTGCTAGTTTCAGAGCTCTGTTGA
- the LOC125544384 gene encoding uncharacterized protein LOC125544384, protein MEKQADKAAAPADDGIHEEPPASAQNGRPGSEPAAAPEVEVQLFRRGRGPVAVFRSPLGGYTQDQLEVGDILEKHGLKCVFAFDAASRARGVAIRFNPRNGRSLLPYAADSTIFLDGEPKDPLLKPITKVMLTVCAMTVVVAVLLKEGKMPEWLKGTKLGNLKFPPWVLACMVIVFMRLRKRTRDVMKKIGWSS, encoded by the exons ATGGAGAAGCAAGCCGACAAGGCCGCGGCGCCGGCCGACGACGGCATCCACGAGGAGCCGCCGGCCTCCGCCCAGAACGGGAGGCCCGGATCCGAGCCGGCGGCCGCACCCGAGGTGGAGGTGCAGCTCTTCCGGCGGGGCCGGGGGCCGGTGGCCGTGTTCCGGTCGCCCCTGGGCGGGTACACGCAGGACCAGCTGGAGGTGGGGGACATCCTGGAGAAGCACGGCCTCAAGTGCGTCTTCGCCTTCGACGCCGCCTCCCGCGCGCGCGGCGTCGCCATCCGATTCAACCCCCGCAACGGCCGCTCCCTCCTCCCCTACGCCGCCGACTCCACCATCTTCCTCGACGGCGAGCCCAAG GATCCTTTGCTGAAGCCCATCACGAAGGTGATGCTCACTGTCTGCGCCATGACAGTGGTAGTTGCGGTGTTACTGAAGGAGGGGAAGATGCCCGAGTGGCTTAAGGGAACTAAGCTGGGCAACCTGAAATTCCCACCGTGGGTGCTGGCTTGCATGGTCATTGTCTTCATGAGGCTCCGGAAGAGAACCAGGGATGTCATGAAGAAGATTGGCTGGTCCTCGTGA
- the LOC125544382 gene encoding putative pentatricopeptide repeat-containing protein At5g40405, which produces MAARLRDPATLLPSLVGASSPHSRLREIHGHLLVSGRLASPSHHADFVASLASSSHLSYARLLLPRRPATLLVHNGLLRALARGPCPGLAFAAFRELPLAPDHYSFTFLVRAATSLAAAASSATPVPTDVAVSLLAGSVHAAAFRHGHAADLHVQSGAVSMYAAVGDVGAVRAAFAEIMSPDVVCVTAMLGALSAGGDVDTARELFDRMPQQDHVAWNAMLTGYVRVGRAREALGLFDEMQKAGVSVGEATLVSVLTACAQMGALERGMWVHSYVCSRGMRVSVTLGTALLDMYSKCGVVTMAMEVFESMTERNIYTWTSALSGLAMNGMGEECLELFKRMESTGMEPNGVTFVAVLRGCSVAGLVEEGRACFDSMKDKHKAEPWLEHYGCMVDLYGRAGRLDDAVNFINSMPVEPHEGVWGALLNASRIHNNADLGKHAMYKLTKIESKNDAAHVLLSNIYAESHNWKGVSKVRNMMKSKGVKKVPGCSAIEVDGKVHEFFVGSKSHPRYKDIETMLAGMSHKLRLQGYTANTKEVLFDIEEEEKEGAISLHSEKLALAFGLITLPEGTVIRIVKNLRVCKDCHDYTKMISKVFDREIVMRDRNRFHHFKHGACSCRDYW; this is translated from the coding sequence ATGGCGGCGCGACTCCGCGACCCCGCCACGCTGCTCCCGTCCCTCGTCGGGGCCTCCTCCCCCCATTCCCGCCTCCGCGAGATCCACGGGCACCTCCTCGTCTCGGGCCGCCTCGCCTCTCCCTCCCACCACGCCGACTTCGTCGCCTCCCTCGCCTCCTCCAGCCACCTCTCCTACGCGCGCCTCCTCCTGCCCCGGCGCCCGGCCACGCTACTCGTCCACAACGGCCTCCTCCGCGCCCTCGCCCGCGGACCATGCCCCGGCCTCGCCTTCGCGGCCTTCCGCGAGCTCCCCCTCGCGCCCGATCACTACTCGTTCACCTTCCTCGTCCGCGCCGCGACCTCcctggccgccgccgcctcctcggcGACGCCCGTGCCCACCGATGTCGCCGTGAGCCTGCTCGCTGGTTCCGTGCACGCGGCGGCGTTCCGCCACGGCCATGCAGCGGACCTGCACGTCCAGAGCGGCGCCGTATCCATGTACGCGGCGGTCGGGGACGTGGGCGCCgtgcgggccgccttcgcggagATCATGAGCCCGGACGTGGTGTGCGTCACTGCTATGTTGGGCGCTCTCTCAGCCGGAGGCGATGTTGACACTGCGCGCGAGCTGTTTGACAGAATGCCGCAGCAGGACCATGTCGCCTGGAACGCCATGCTCACAGGTTATGTGCGCGTGGGCAGGGCAAGGGAAGCCTTGGGGCTGTTCGACGAAATGCAGAAGGCTGGGGTTTCTGTCGGTGAGGCGACGCTGGTGTCAGTGCTCACTGCCTGTGCACAGATGGGTGCACTAGAACGTGGCATGTGGGTGCACTCCTATGTGTGCAGCCGAGGGATGCGGGTTTCGGTCACACTGGGCACTGCTTTGCTGGATATGTATTCCAAGTGTGGAGTTGTCACGATGGCGATGGAGGTGTTCGAGAGCATGACCGAAAGGAACATCTACACCTGGACCAGCGCGCTGAGCGGCCTCGCGATGAATGGCATGGGGGAGGAGTGTCTTGAGCTGTTCAAGCGTATGGAGAGCACAGGCATGGAGCCTAATGGTGTCACATTTGTCGCGGTGCTCCGTGGATGCTCCGTGGCTGGGTTGGTAGAAGAGGGACGAGCATGCTTTGATTCGATGAAGGATAAGCACAAAGCTGAGCCTTGGCTTGAGCACTACGGCTGCATGGTTGATTTGTATGGTCGAGCAGGGCGTCTGGATGATGCTGTCAATTTCATCAATTCTATGCCAGTGGAGCCACATGAAGGTGTCTGGGGAGCACTACTCAACGCTTCTCGGATTCACAACAACGCCGATCTGGGCAAACACGCAATGTACAAGCTCACGAAGATTGAGTCCAAAAATGATGCGGCTCACGTGTTGCTGTCTAATATATACGCGGAGTCGCACAACTGGAAGGGCGTCAGCAAAGTTCGGAACATGATGAAGTCCAAGGGAGTGAAAAAGGTGCCTGGGTGTAGTGCCATTGAGGTTGATGGCAAGGTGCATGAGTTCTTCGTCGGGAGCAAGTCTCACCCCAGATACAAGGATATCGAGACCATGCTTGCCGGTATGAGCCATAAGCTGAGATTGCAAGGGTACACCGCAAACACAAAAGAGGTATTATTCGATATCGAGGAAGAGGAGAAAGAAGGTGCGATCTCCTTGCACAGTGAGAAGCTTGCCCTCGCCTTCGGTCTTATCACGTTGCCAGAAGGCACGGTGATCAGGATCGTGAAGAACTTGAGAGTGTGCAAGGACTGCCATGATTATACCAAGATGATATCTAAGGTCTTCGACAGGGAGATTGTTATGAGAGATAGGAATAGGTTTCACCATTTCAAGCATGGCGCGTGCTCCTGTAGGGATTACTGGTGA